The Anaeromusa acidaminophila DSM 3853 genome includes the window CAAAAGGGTGCCTCCAAAAAGCTGAAATTAAAAGAGAAAAAGCTCAGTCAAAAAGATTTTCTGGCTGATCTTGAAAATTACGACGAGTAATTTGGGAAGGGAGTGACCACCCTTTGTTGGACGTGAATAACTTTGACTCCATGCGTATTGGATTGGCTTCGCCGGAACAAATCCGCAAGTGGTCCTATGGGGAAGTGAAGAAGCCGGAGACAATCAACTACCGGACCTTAAAGCCGGAACGGGACGGTCTCTTTTGCGAAAAAATCTTCGGACCCACACGCGATTGGGAATGCCATTGCGGAAAATACAAGCGCATTCGTTACAAAGGTATTGTCTGCGACCGCTGCGGCGTTGAAGTAACCCGCTCTAAAGTGCGCCGCGAACGAATGGGCCATATTGAACTGGCAGCGCCGGTTTCTCATATTTGGTACTTCAAAGGTATCCCCAGTCGGATGGGGTTGATTTTAGATGTTTCTCCCCGTTCTTTGGAAAAAGTATTGTACTTTGCTTCTTACCTAGTGTTGGATGCGGGGGAAACTTCGCTAATGAAGAAACAACTTCTTAGCGAAAACGAATACCGCGAAGCTAGGGATAAATACGGAGCTGCTTTTAAAGTTGGCATGGGCGCGGAAGCGGTCAAGCAATTACTGGATGAGCTGGATCTGGAAACCTTGAGCAAAGAGCTGCGCCGGGAACTGAAAGAAGTTAGCGGCCAGCGGAAAGTACGCGCCATTCGCCGTTTGGAAGTGGTGGAGGCATTCCGCAAGTCTGGGAATCGTCCTTCGTGGATGATTATGGACGTAGTGCCGGTAATTCCGCCGGAACTTCGCCCCATGGTGCAGCTTGACGGCGGGCGCTTTGCCACGTCGGATTTGAACGATCTGTACCGTCGCGTGATTAACCGTAATAATCGGCTGAAGCGTCTGCTTGATTTGGGCGCTCCCGATATTATTGTACGCAATGAAAAACGTATGCTGCAGGAAGCCGTCGACGCTTTGATTGATAATGGTCGTCGTGGTCGCCCGGTTACCGGGCCGGGAAATCGGCCCCTCAAGTCTTTGAGCGATATGCTCAAAGGCAAACAGGGCCGTTTCCGTCAGAACTTGTTGGGCAAACGTGTTGACTATTCGGGCCGTTCCGTTATTGTTGTCGGTCCGGAACTGAAGCTGCACCAATGCGGCTTGCCGAAAGAAATGGCCTTAGAGCTGTTTAAACCTTTTGTGATGAAAAAGCTGGTCAATGCCGGGCATGCTCATAACATCAAAAGCGCCAAGCGCATGGTGGAACGGGTGAAGCCGGAAGTGTGGGATGTGCTGGAAGAAGTTATCAAGGAACATCCTGTGCTGTTGAACCGCGCTCCGACGTTGCATAGATTAGGCATTCAGGCCTTTGAACCTGTCTTGACGGAAGGTCGCGCAATTAAGCTGCATCCGTTGGTATGTACCGCTTATAACGCTGACTTTGACGGTGACCAAATGGCTGTTCACGTGCCGCTGTCTGCAGAAGCGCAAGCGGAAGCACGCCTTTTGATGCTGTCGGCTCATAATATTCTTTCGACGAAAGATGGCAAGCCGGTAGCGGTACCGACGCAGGATATGGTTCTGGGCGCGTACTATCTGACTATTGTTAAGGAAAACCAAAAAGGCGAAGGCAAGGTGCTGTCTGATATTAACGAAGCCCTTTTGGCCTATCAGCATGAGGAACTTTCTTTGCAGGCGGAAGTCAAAGTGCGCATGAAAGTGCCTGCCTTTGTTCAGGAAAAACTGGGCATGGAAGTGATCGAGAAAGAACTGCTGGTTGTTACGACACTTGGTCGGTTGCTCTTTAATGAAGAGCTGCCCGAAGAGATCCGTCACTACTATCTGGAAGACGGCTTTATTCACCTGGGCAAGCTCATGGATAAAAAGGAACTAGGCAAGCTGGTGGCTGAGTCCTATCGCCTTTTTGGCAATTCGCGGACGGCTGCTATCTTGGATAGCGTCAAGCGTCTGGGCTATCATTATGCCTGCTTGGCTGGCGTAACTGTTGCCATTTCGGATATTATCATTCCGCCGAAGAAGAAAGAAATTTTGGCAGAAGCGGAAACGCAGGTTGACAAAATCGACATGCTGTACCGCCGTGGTTTGATTACCGAAGATGAGCGATACCAAAAAGTGATTAAGCTGTGGACGACAGCGACTGACGATATTACCAAAGCGATGATGGAAAACTTGGATCGCTTCAACAATCCGGTTTACATGATGGCTAACTCCGGCGCCCGCGGTAACATCCAGCAGATTCGTCAGCTGGCTGGTATGCGCGGTCTGATGGCGGATCCGTCCGGTCGGATTATCGACTTGCCGATTAAGGCGAACTTCCGTGAAGGCCTTACGGTTTTGGAATACTTTATTTCCACTCACGGCGCTCGTAAAGGTTTGGCTGATACGGCGCTTCGGACGGCGGATTCCGGTTATTTGACCCGCCGTCTGGTTGACGTGGCGCAGGATGTCATCGTTCGCGAAGACGACTGCGATGTAGTCGGCATTAACTTGGTGCGCGAACGGGCGCGTCTGGCTAAACAGGGACGTCTGAACTTGATTGAACTCAAAGAAAAGCTTGGCGGTCGTGTGACGGCGCAGGATGTGCTGGATTACAAAACAGGCGAAGTGGTTGTGGAAGCGGAAACGCTGTTGGAAGACGAGCAACTGCAGCTTATTTATGAAAGCGACATTTTGGATGTTACCGTCTGGAGCATCAATGAAGGTGAAGAAGACGAGTATGTAACGATTACCGTAGGCGAGACCGATGTGAATATCCGAAGCGCCATTCGGACTTCGATGATTCGCGATATGGTAGGACGTCCTGCCGAAGAGATTGTTCGTACAACTGAAGGCGAAGAATTGCTGCCTAAAGGCGAAATTCTTACGGAAGCCATGGTGGATACGATTTTGGACAGCGATGTCCGTGAAGTTAAAGTCCGCTGCAATGACATCCGCGGTATTGAAGTATCGGCCATTACTGAAGGCAATAGTGTTATTGAACCGTTGAAAGACCGCATCGTCGGCCGTATTGTGGCCGAAGAAATTGTGGATCCCGAATCCGGTCGCGTCATTGTGCCTTTGAATACGATGATTGATGAGACTTTGGCGGATGAAGTAGTCAAAGTCCGCAAAACCGTTAAGATTCGTTCCGTGTTGACTTGCCGCTCGCGTTACGGTGTATGCATTCATTGCTATGGCCGCAACTTGGCGACCGGGCATATTGTCGATGTCGGCGAAGCGGTAGGTATTATTGCTGCGCAGTCTATCGGCGAGCCTGGTACGCAGTTGACCATGCGTACGTTCCATACGGGCGGTGTAGCTGGCGATGATATTACCCAGGGTCTGCCTCGTGTTGAGGAATTGTTTGAAGCGCGCAAACCTAAACGTCAGGCGATCTTGAGTGAAGTGACCGGCGCAGTAGATGTCAAGGACGTCAAAGGCGCCCGCAAGGTTACTGTCATTACGCCCGAAGGGGAAGAGCGCATCTATCCGATTCCTTACGGGGCGCGTATCATCGTGCAGACCGGACATTCCGTGCAGCCTGGAGACCGTCTGACCGAGGGCTCTGCTAATCCTCATGACATTCTGCGCATTTGCGGCGTCGGTGCGACCCAGCGCTACCTGGTGTATGAAGTACAGAAAGTGTACAAATCTCAGGGCGTTGAGATTAACGACAAGCATATTGAAGTTATGGTGCGTCAGATGATGCATAAGGTTAAAATCGAAGAATCCGGCGACAGTGAAGTGCTGCCGGGTGAATATGTGGATGTTAACACCTTGGAAGAAGATAATGCATTGGTTGTGGAAACAGGCGGCGAACCGGCTGTGGGTCGTCCCATTCTGCTGGGCATTACCAAGGCTTCCTTGGCTACGGACTCGTTCTTATCGGCTGCGTCCTTCCAAGAAACGACTCGCGTGTTGACGGAAGCGGCTATTAAGGGCAAAATTGACCCCTTGCTGGGGCTCAAAGAGAACGTAATTATCGGCAAATTGATTCCTGCGGGTACCGGCATGAGTCGTTACCGCAACATTCGTATTATCGACCGTGAGCGGCCTATTATGGCGCCGGCGGATGAAATGGCGGATGAAGCAGTGAGTGATTTGCTCGAAAATGGCGAAGAGTAAACAAAAGCGCTCGAATTTTCTCTGAAAAAAATAATTATGTACAAAATACGCACGTCAAAAAAAGACGTGCGTATTTTGCATAATGGAGCTATTTGCCTGAAAATTTGCTGTAAAAAACAGTAAAAAGAAACACCTGGAACCGTGGAAATAAAACAAGGCGAAAAACATGAGAAAAATGGCATTTTCTTCACTGTTTTTTATTGACACTCCAGAAGGCTAGTGATAATATTAGGTAGTGCCTTGAAATAGAAGTGTAAATCTGCCTTTTGAAAGAACTCTTTCAAGCGAGGTGAGTGCGATGAAACCGGATGCTTTCAAGGTAAGCCGCAAGGTTGTCGGAATTAAGCAGGTAAGCAAAGCGGTAGAACGAGGCGAGGCGGTCACAGTTTTTGTGGCGGCTGACGCGGAGCCGCGATTAGTGCAAGGGCTGTTGGCTCTTCTGGAAAAGCACAATGTGCCCCTGGATGAATCGGCAACGATGCAAGAGCTTGGTCGGGCGTGTGGGATTGAAGTTGGCGCTTCGGCTGTGGCGCTTCTCCGCGATATGTGAGAGGGCGTTCTTTTTTTGTTAAACCTTTCGCGGTGGCAAGCTGCTGCGAAATGTTTTAAATTCTAAATCCCAGTGATGGGGAAGGAGGTGCAACAGTAATGCCGACAATTAACCAATTGGTTCGTAAAAGCAGAGAACAAATCGTGAAAAAATCGACTGCTCCCGCCATGAAGGAATGCCCGCAAAAGCGTGGTGTTTGCACGAGAGTATATACGACAACTCCGAAAAAACCGAACTCTGCTCTTCGGAAAGTAGCAAGGGTGCGTCTGACCAACTCGATCGAAGTAACAGCGTACATTCCTGGCATTGGTCATAACCTGCAGGAGCATAGCGTGGTCCTGATTCGTGGTGGCCGTGTTAAGGACTTGCCGGGTGTGCGTTACCATATTGTGCGCGGAGCTCTTGATTCCGCCGG containing:
- the rpsL gene encoding 30S ribosomal protein S12; this translates as MPTINQLVRKSREQIVKKSTAPAMKECPQKRGVCTRVYTTTPKKPNSALRKVARVRLTNSIEVTAYIPGIGHNLQEHSVVLIRGGRVKDLPGVRYHIVRGALDSAGVANRNQSRSKYGAKRPKAAKK
- the rpoC gene encoding DNA-directed RNA polymerase subunit beta', which codes for MLDVNNFDSMRIGLASPEQIRKWSYGEVKKPETINYRTLKPERDGLFCEKIFGPTRDWECHCGKYKRIRYKGIVCDRCGVEVTRSKVRRERMGHIELAAPVSHIWYFKGIPSRMGLILDVSPRSLEKVLYFASYLVLDAGETSLMKKQLLSENEYREARDKYGAAFKVGMGAEAVKQLLDELDLETLSKELRRELKEVSGQRKVRAIRRLEVVEAFRKSGNRPSWMIMDVVPVIPPELRPMVQLDGGRFATSDLNDLYRRVINRNNRLKRLLDLGAPDIIVRNEKRMLQEAVDALIDNGRRGRPVTGPGNRPLKSLSDMLKGKQGRFRQNLLGKRVDYSGRSVIVVGPELKLHQCGLPKEMALELFKPFVMKKLVNAGHAHNIKSAKRMVERVKPEVWDVLEEVIKEHPVLLNRAPTLHRLGIQAFEPVLTEGRAIKLHPLVCTAYNADFDGDQMAVHVPLSAEAQAEARLLMLSAHNILSTKDGKPVAVPTQDMVLGAYYLTIVKENQKGEGKVLSDINEALLAYQHEELSLQAEVKVRMKVPAFVQEKLGMEVIEKELLVVTTLGRLLFNEELPEEIRHYYLEDGFIHLGKLMDKKELGKLVAESYRLFGNSRTAAILDSVKRLGYHYACLAGVTVAISDIIIPPKKKEILAEAETQVDKIDMLYRRGLITEDERYQKVIKLWTTATDDITKAMMENLDRFNNPVYMMANSGARGNIQQIRQLAGMRGLMADPSGRIIDLPIKANFREGLTVLEYFISTHGARKGLADTALRTADSGYLTRRLVDVAQDVIVREDDCDVVGINLVRERARLAKQGRLNLIELKEKLGGRVTAQDVLDYKTGEVVVEAETLLEDEQLQLIYESDILDVTVWSINEGEEDEYVTITVGETDVNIRSAIRTSMIRDMVGRPAEEIVRTTEGEELLPKGEILTEAMVDTILDSDVREVKVRCNDIRGIEVSAITEGNSVIEPLKDRIVGRIVAEEIVDPESGRVIVPLNTMIDETLADEVVKVRKTVKIRSVLTCRSRYGVCIHCYGRNLATGHIVDVGEAVGIIAAQSIGEPGTQLTMRTFHTGGVAGDDITQGLPRVEELFEARKPKRQAILSEVTGAVDVKDVKGARKVTVITPEGEERIYPIPYGARIIVQTGHSVQPGDRLTEGSANPHDILRICGVGATQRYLVYEVQKVYKSQGVEINDKHIEVMVRQMMHKVKIEESGDSEVLPGEYVDVNTLEEDNALVVETGGEPAVGRPILLGITKASLATDSFLSAASFQETTRVLTEAAIKGKIDPLLGLKENVIIGKLIPAGTGMSRYRNIRIIDRERPIMAPADEMADEAVSDLLENGEE
- a CDS encoding ribosomal L7Ae/L30e/S12e/Gadd45 family protein; this encodes MKPDAFKVSRKVVGIKQVSKAVERGEAVTVFVAADAEPRLVQGLLALLEKHNVPLDESATMQELGRACGIEVGASAVALLRDM